One Diadema setosum chromosome 8, eeDiaSeto1, whole genome shotgun sequence genomic window carries:
- the LOC140232324 gene encoding transmembrane protein 220-like, which translates to MGSDAGPGQKLRNSSAGKLWMLINIITGVFFSLAGLVQINDIDPYVWMPIYLIPACLCFTIVWNPEVVDKGLWRVIAIAHLIVCLIATLVVGGTVIHYLEDRVINPLRYEEGRELCGVMIIDVWLTICLCKCCGVVKNGTSTGQISVVMWLTLVSSLMPIVFWGLCCFSRFNHCMDMW; encoded by the exons ATGGGGTCTGATGCAGGACCTGGTCAGAAACTTCGCAACAGCAGTGCAGGAAAGCTGTGGATGCTGATAAATATAATCACGGGAGTGTTCTTTTCTCTAGCTGGACTGGTACAG ATCAATGACATTGATCCCTACGTATGGATG CCCATCTACCTTATTCCTGCGTGTCTCTGCTTCACAATAGTTTGGAATCCTGAAGTTGTAG ATAAAGGGCTGTGGAGAGTGATAGCAATAGCCCACCTGATAGTCTGTCTCATTGCAACCTTGGTGGTTGGTGGAACTGTCATCCATTATCTGGAGGACAGAGTCATAAATCCACTCAGATATGAGGAAGGGAG GGAACTGTGTGGTGTTATGATCATTGATGTCTGGTTAACAATATGCCTGTGCAAATGCTGTGGTGTCGTCAAAAA cgGCACATCGACGGGTCAGATCAGTGTGGTCATGTGGCTTACGCTGGTCAGTAGCCTGATGCCCATAGTTTTCTGGGGCCTGTGCTGCTTCTCCCGCTTCAACCACTGCATGGACATGTGGTGA